A DNA window from Pseudodesulfovibrio thermohalotolerans contains the following coding sequences:
- a CDS encoding glycosyltransferase family 2 protein, with protein MYKEKKVAVVVPCYNEESKIGPMLEEVPEYIDKIYVVDDCSTDGSAEVVRRRAREDCRFVLIEHEKNRGVGAAISTGYKTVLKSGEDIAVVMAGDGQMDPADLPELLNPLVDDSADYIKGNRFFHRVGVGAIPPVRLVGNMALSALTKIVSGYWHISDTQCGYTAINRKFLDYVDWDEVYPRYGCPNDILTRLNIVNARVAEVPVCARYGQSWASKMKVWKIAGPLLALLFSLFMTRIYRKHIYLDGHPLIYCYGCGIMSSILAVLTFAYLVVVACVSGNLSIAALIILSTFSILANQLLLNAFAMDYEENKHLYIRLPYKRVKLYGGAVDA; from the coding sequence ATGTACAAAGAAAAAAAAGTCGCGGTCGTTGTGCCCTGCTACAACGAAGAAAGCAAAATCGGCCCCATGCTGGAAGAAGTGCCCGAGTACATTGATAAAATATATGTCGTGGACGATTGCAGCACCGATGGATCGGCTGAGGTGGTCCGCAGGCGGGCGCGGGAGGATTGCCGGTTCGTTCTGATAGAGCACGAGAAGAACCGCGGCGTCGGTGCGGCCATTTCTACAGGGTACAAAACAGTGCTCAAGAGCGGGGAGGATATCGCTGTGGTCATGGCCGGGGATGGCCAGATGGACCCGGCGGATCTGCCCGAGCTGTTGAACCCGCTGGTCGATGACTCCGCCGACTACATCAAGGGGAACCGCTTCTTTCATCGGGTGGGCGTTGGCGCTATCCCGCCGGTCCGGCTTGTGGGCAATATGGCCCTTTCGGCCTTGACGAAGATTGTGTCCGGTTACTGGCATATTTCCGACACCCAATGCGGGTATACCGCCATCAACAGGAAGTTTCTCGATTATGTGGACTGGGACGAAGTGTACCCCCGTTACGGGTGTCCCAACGACATTCTGACTCGCCTGAACATTGTCAACGCCAGGGTGGCGGAGGTTCCCGTGTGCGCTCGTTACGGCCAGAGCTGGGCTTCCAAGATGAAAGTCTGGAAAATCGCCGGGCCGCTCCTGGCCCTGCTTTTTTCCCTGTTCATGACGCGCATATACCGTAAGCATATTTATTTGGATGGCCATCCGCTGATTTATTGCTACGGTTGCGGGATCATGAGCTCCATTCTTGCCGTTTTAACATTTGCATATTTGGTTGTTGTGGCTTGTGTCTCCGGGAACTTGTCCATCGCCGCATTAATCATATTGAGCACGTTTAGTATATTGGCGAACCAATTGCTGCTGAATGCTTTTGCGATGGACTACGAAGAAAACAAGCATTTGTATATCAGATTGCCGTACAAGCGCGTCAAGTTGTATGGTGGAGCGGTGGATGCGTGA
- a CDS encoding polysaccharide deacetylase family protein codes for MRDFSCQMYARFLLAMRQAGYQALALEDWCSGIRPPKAVILRHDVDRFPGRALKLARIESHHGVRSTYYFRYKRRVFIPEMAAEIHALGHEVGYHYEVLADSAGDIDAAKALFAANIVAMRRVVPVATAAMHGRPLSSYCELDFWNHASLEDFGLAGEAYLFFRETGIPYLNDTGRTWCDGACNLRDRMVPGHVCTSEAGAAPFGAREIRTTEQLVAEMADGGHPVLYLSFHPERWPEGVAAQRMGAMQDAVCNLIKFMLKKVRHAQS; via the coding sequence ATGCGTGATTTCTCCTGCCAGATGTACGCTCGGTTCCTGCTGGCGATGCGGCAGGCGGGGTATCAGGCGCTTGCGCTCGAAGACTGGTGCTCCGGGATTCGGCCCCCCAAGGCCGTGATCCTGCGCCACGACGTCGACCGCTTTCCCGGCCGCGCGTTGAAGCTTGCGAGGATAGAAAGCCATCATGGGGTTCGTTCAACGTATTATTTCCGGTACAAGCGCAGGGTGTTCATTCCGGAGATGGCGGCGGAGATCCATGCTTTGGGGCATGAGGTCGGATACCATTACGAGGTCCTGGCAGACAGCGCGGGGGACATCGACGCGGCCAAAGCCCTTTTCGCCGCCAACATCGTCGCGATGCGGCGGGTGGTCCCGGTCGCCACGGCCGCCATGCACGGCCGTCCGTTGTCGTCGTATTGCGAGCTGGATTTTTGGAACCATGCCTCGCTGGAGGACTTTGGCTTGGCCGGGGAGGCCTATCTGTTCTTTCGCGAAACAGGTATCCCCTATCTGAACGATACCGGACGGACATGGTGTGACGGGGCCTGCAACTTGCGCGACAGAATGGTTCCGGGCCATGTCTGTACCTCCGAAGCCGGTGCCGCCCCTTTCGGGGCAAGAGAAATCCGGACGACCGAGCAGCTTGTGGCGGAAATGGCGGACGGCGGGCATCCCGTCCTGTATTTGTCTTTTCACCCGGAGCGATGGCCGGAAGGGGTGGCGGCGCAGCGTATGGGTGCCATGCAGGACGCCGTGTGCAATCTCATCAAATTTATGTTGAAAAAGGTGCGCCATGCCCAGTCTTGA
- a CDS encoding GNAT family N-acetyltransferase, whose protein sequence is MPSLEIWDSLDRARVEAWEGLLAGRPAQSPYLHPDWSVLLAEVYGWRPCHVAAWEEDRLVGLLPAMRGRTLAGRVKIHALPLSHLTPPLVESSEIAPLLAMKLAVEASRTGAAKAAFHAPADDLGLAGKARSDGVAGHWHRRGGQYVSVLDLDRYRAEGERLFKSTARRNARKAGRLGVAAVERTGPDAYMGAYRILLETRRRQGVPSYPASLFAALSRHPGARLFFAEYKGEAVSVVVLLTLGGHSIYMYGGSTAQAYALRGADRLFSYVIGRLAEEDAAVLDFGLTPAWHTDLLRFKEKWGCLSEPLEHVVWSRRPVSSLRNDPRTTVAGRAASACIRRMPLSVLAWCSGRLFKYLA, encoded by the coding sequence ATGCCCAGTCTTGAGATATGGGACTCCCTTGACCGCGCTCGTGTCGAGGCATGGGAAGGGCTGTTGGCGGGCCGTCCGGCCCAGTCGCCTTATCTGCATCCCGATTGGAGCGTTCTTCTGGCCGAGGTGTACGGATGGCGGCCGTGCCATGTGGCGGCCTGGGAGGAAGACCGTCTGGTTGGTCTCCTGCCCGCCATGCGGGGGCGCACCCTGGCGGGGCGCGTGAAAATTCATGCGTTGCCGTTGAGCCATCTGACGCCTCCGTTGGTGGAGTCGTCGGAAATCGCGCCCTTGCTCGCCATGAAATTGGCGGTCGAGGCCAGCCGGACCGGCGCGGCCAAGGCGGCTTTTCACGCCCCGGCTGATGACCTGGGGCTGGCCGGGAAGGCGCGTTCGGACGGCGTGGCCGGGCATTGGCACCGGCGCGGCGGGCAATATGTGTCCGTCCTGGACTTGGATCGTTACCGGGCCGAGGGCGAACGGCTGTTCAAGTCCACGGCCCGAAGGAACGCTCGGAAAGCCGGCAGGCTGGGGGTGGCCGCTGTGGAGCGCACGGGGCCCGACGCCTACATGGGCGCTTATCGGATTTTGTTGGAAACCCGGCGGAGGCAGGGCGTTCCGTCCTATCCGGCGTCCCTGTTCGCGGCTTTGTCCCGGCATCCCGGGGCGCGTCTCTTTTTCGCCGAGTACAAGGGGGAGGCCGTTTCGGTCGTGGTTTTGCTGACGCTGGGCGGGCACAGCATATATATGTACGGCGGCTCCACAGCGCAGGCATATGCGCTCAGGGGTGCCGATAGACTCTTCTCTTATGTGATCGGCCGACTTGCCGAGGAGGATGCCGCTGTTTTGGATTTCGGATTGACGCCCGCCTGGCATACCGATCTTCTTCGTTTCAAGGAGAAGTGGGGGTGTCTTTCCGAACCATTGGAGCATGTCGTCTGGAGCCGCCGTCCCGTGTCCTCCTTGAGGAACGATCCGCGAACGACGGTTGCGGGGCGCGCGGCTTCCGCCTGCATCCGCAGGATGCCGCTTTCCGTGTTGGCCTGGTGCAGCGGCCGTCTCTTTAAATATCTTGCGTGA
- a CDS encoding class I SAM-dependent methyltransferase, whose protein sequence is MEGASPYAWDDACMSATSHYLTSREIEFFHRVLRPVRGGLALDIGCGAGKFVHVLEGLGYSAVGLEYDRTPLSIFLQRDPAAKVVQSDGQHLPFQSEAFDVVSAVQVQDYFQDRAAFFGDVWRVLRPGGLFLVTMTNRNSLKGLIYKRYLAYKNRRAVARFYERTLSECLDELLAFPFAVDHVWGYNWNMLPRDCDNAPLVRMCGTVERGLRLERLPQYSPLVFVAARKVA, encoded by the coding sequence ATGGAAGGCGCTTCGCCATATGCGTGGGACGATGCGTGCATGTCCGCAACCAGCCATTATCTGACTTCCCGGGAGATCGAGTTTTTTCATCGGGTTTTGCGGCCCGTGCGCGGCGGGTTGGCGTTGGATATCGGCTGCGGCGCGGGGAAGTTCGTCCACGTGTTGGAGGGGCTGGGGTATTCGGCGGTCGGACTGGAATACGACCGGACCCCGCTTTCGATTTTCCTTCAGCGCGACCCTGCGGCGAAGGTGGTCCAGAGCGACGGCCAGCACCTGCCTTTCCAAAGCGAGGCGTTTGACGTGGTCTCGGCCGTGCAGGTTCAGGACTACTTCCAGGATCGGGCGGCCTTTTTCGGGGATGTGTGGCGCGTTCTGCGGCCTGGCGGTCTGTTTTTGGTGACCATGACCAACAGGAACAGTCTCAAGGGACTGATATACAAACGCTATCTGGCTTACAAGAATCGCCGGGCCGTGGCCCGTTTTTATGAAAGGACCCTTTCCGAGTGTTTGGATGAATTGCTGGCGTTTCCCTTTGCTGTGGACCATGTGTGGGGCTACAATTGGAACATGCTTCCCCGTGATTGCGACAATGCGCCGTTGGTAAGGATGTGCGGGACCGTTGAAAGAGGGTTGCGGCTGGAACGCCTGCCGCAATACAGCCCGCTGGTTTTCGTGGCGGCCAGGAAGGTGGCATGA
- a CDS encoding DUF354 domain-containing protein has translation MRLLIDVNHPGQVHLFTPLAQRIIGEDGAVFITARDKDVTRKLLEAGKLPFAMCSTRKGGMVSLLWELLVKTRAIVKRAREFRPEAIVSLGSPPAAWASRILGVPHIALEDTEHSTEQALLYLPFTRYVLTSTAFRRDLGKKQLRYKGFHELAYLHPSVFAPDEAVISSLGLSATRPFSVARFVSWQATHDLGRRGMSNSEKVALVDRLSSFGKVVLTSEAPLSRELRSKCVVVPPESIHHVLAFARLYVGEGATMASESAMLGVPAIYTNPLSAGTLEAQERYGLLYRQSDFGSALELIDFVMHEENNQKYQGLRREMLSDMDDLTSIIHDATLRAIRENAG, from the coding sequence ATGAGGCTTCTCATCGACGTGAATCACCCCGGTCAGGTCCATCTGTTCACTCCCTTGGCGCAAAGGATTATCGGCGAGGACGGGGCGGTGTTTATCACTGCGCGGGACAAGGATGTGACCCGCAAGCTGCTTGAGGCCGGGAAGCTTCCCTTCGCCATGTGCTCAACGCGTAAGGGCGGGATGGTTTCCCTGCTGTGGGAATTGCTCGTCAAGACCCGGGCGATAGTCAAGCGGGCGCGGGAGTTCAGGCCGGAGGCGATCGTCAGCCTCGGTTCCCCTCCGGCGGCGTGGGCTTCGAGGATACTCGGCGTGCCTCATATCGCCTTGGAGGACACGGAGCATTCCACGGAGCAGGCTCTGCTCTATCTTCCGTTCACCCGGTATGTGTTGACCTCGACGGCTTTTCGACGGGACTTGGGGAAAAAGCAACTGCGCTACAAGGGCTTTCATGAACTCGCCTACCTTCATCCGAGCGTGTTTGCCCCGGATGAAGCGGTCATATCTTCGCTGGGGCTTTCCGCCACCCGCCCCTTCAGTGTTGCCCGTTTCGTTTCCTGGCAGGCAACGCACGATTTGGGACGCCGGGGCATGTCAAACAGCGAGAAAGTGGCCCTGGTGGACCGGCTGTCCTCCTTTGGCAAGGTCGTGCTGACCAGCGAGGCCCCGCTCTCCAGGGAACTGCGCTCCAAGTGCGTGGTTGTGCCTCCCGAAAGCATACATCACGTCCTGGCATTCGCCCGCCTGTACGTCGGGGAAGGGGCGACCATGGCCTCTGAATCCGCGATGCTGGGGGTGCCCGCAATCTATACCAACCCGTTGTCAGCGGGGACGCTTGAGGCGCAGGAACGCTATGGGCTGCTGTACAGGCAATCCGATTTCGGGTCGGCCTTGGAGCTGATCGACTTCGTCATGCATGAGGAGAACAACCAAAAGTACCAGGGCCTTCGGCGGGAAATGCTGTCCGACATGGACGATTTGACCAGTATCATCCATGACGCCACGCTGCGCGCCATACGGGAGAACGCCGGATGA
- a CDS encoding polysaccharide deacetylase family protein, producing the protein MTAWPDNAPYALCLTHDVDHVTRCLYQRLWRGARCGPAVALREFRDAAATLGRRSSAWNFERLAELEEAYQVRSTFLFLDETAKGFGPKYWGRYRFADPSVASVIRELDAGGWEIGLHGSLFSYNSPALLEQEKDRLERIVGHPVVSGRQHYLRLEEGVTFALYDRVGLTVDSTRGYSHKPYDGRYGVMPYTLEGSGVVELPITLMDTIGLENPAIRKRSEEVVADIAGRGGVVTLDWHQCVCNATLFPERLGFYKDVLCEARRQGAWISTMGKIASHWRKGDLS; encoded by the coding sequence ATGACCGCATGGCCAGACAACGCTCCCTACGCCCTGTGCCTCACGCATGACGTGGACCATGTGACGCGCTGTCTTTATCAGCGGCTCTGGCGTGGCGCCCGGTGCGGCCCGGCCGTGGCCCTTAGGGAATTCCGTGACGCGGCAGCGACCTTGGGGAGGCGAAGCTCGGCCTGGAATTTTGAGCGGCTAGCCGAGCTGGAAGAGGCGTACCAGGTGCGCTCCACCTTCCTGTTCCTGGATGAGACCGCTAAGGGGTTCGGCCCCAAGTATTGGGGGCGGTACCGCTTCGCCGACCCGTCGGTCGCCTCCGTGATCCGGGAGCTCGACGCCGGGGGCTGGGAAATAGGATTGCATGGCTCGCTTTTCTCCTACAACTCCCCGGCATTGCTGGAACAGGAAAAAGATCGGCTGGAGCGGATCGTGGGGCATCCCGTGGTCAGCGGCAGGCAGCACTATCTTCGCCTGGAGGAAGGCGTCACGTTTGCTCTGTATGACCGGGTGGGGCTTACGGTTGATTCGACGCGGGGCTATTCGCATAAACCGTATGACGGGCGATACGGCGTCATGCCGTATACCCTTGAGGGAAGCGGGGTGGTCGAGCTGCCGATCACCCTGATGGATACCATCGGGCTTGAAAACCCGGCGATCCGCAAACGGAGTGAAGAGGTTGTTGCAGATATAGCCGGGCGGGGTGGGGTCGTCACCTTGGATTGGCATCAATGCGTTTGCAACGCCACGCTGTTTCCCGAGCGGCTGGGATTTTACAAGGACGTTTTGTGCGAGGCGCGTCGGCAAGGAGCTTGGATAAGCACCATGGGCAAGATAGCGTCGCATTGGAGGAAGGGGGATTTGTCATGA
- a CDS encoding class I SAM-dependent methyltransferase: MTSGIRNESLHKSVLSPCRIAAAGSLRGRILDCGGGLGEYLPYFVDSRPVVFDISLPALAGLRHGEKVCGDGSALPFADNSFDGVWACAVAQYLHLDSFVAELKRVTRPGGRILLLVPNGRSPWDWLKKLAGMDGWWDQENIVTQYSVDELAAYGKVTGEIRFLPMERLFRRFPRLCHTLLLEIGIQDGENA; encoded by the coding sequence ATGACTTCCGGAATCAGGAACGAAAGCTTGCATAAGTCCGTTCTCAGCCCCTGCCGCATCGCCGCGGCCGGAAGTCTGCGGGGAAGAATTCTGGATTGCGGCGGCGGGCTGGGCGAATATCTCCCGTATTTCGTCGACAGCAGGCCCGTGGTCTTCGATATTTCTCTCCCGGCCCTTGCCGGTTTGCGCCATGGGGAAAAGGTGTGCGGCGACGGTAGCGCCTTGCCCTTCGCGGACAACAGTTTCGACGGTGTCTGGGCATGTGCCGTCGCCCAATACCTGCATCTGGATTCCTTCGTGGCGGAGTTGAAAAGAGTGACCCGTCCGGGCGGAAGAATCCTGCTGCTGGTCCCGAACGGGCGTTCTCCGTGGGATTGGTTGAAAAAGCTGGCGGGCATGGACGGCTGGTGGGATCAGGAAAATATCGTAACCCAATACTCCGTGGACGAGTTGGCGGCGTATGGCAAGGTCACCGGGGAAATACGGTTCTTGCCCATGGAACGGCTGTTCCGCAGGTTCCCCCGGCTTTGCCACACGTTGTTGTTGGAGATTGGAATCCAGGATGGGGAAAATGCGTAA
- a CDS encoding polysaccharide pyruvyl transferase family protein has translation MRKDNREIVLCGACMSGNIGGPALYISFAEEAQKHLPGVRFTVLSKYPQGDEAFCRERGWEMKNMRTVRQLLPGVPIGLAGWLLRLMKLPYRWVFRGDFAPYATGDVLVDMSGISFTDYRPGLGLLINCLWFVPALGAGIPIVKASQAMGPFETGYIRRVSKFFLSRMRLLIARGAASESYVKELLPGRDVRQLPDSAFGLAPAEHAEVRALLARIGLPEDARYCILGPSHIVNSYIDASERNLYVESLVQAAKWVLEKEGIHVVLLSHELKNDAEDDYAVCEAVAAALADSSRCHLVPPVSDPKLAKGICAGAEIAVGSRFHFLVATLSSGVPSLAIAWSHKYHEMMRMVGQEDMVISHESMSRDGLAHSVAQLWEQREVRRKAIGERLPEVIGKARMNAVLVAELLGSL, from the coding sequence ATGCGTAAGGACAATCGGGAAATCGTGCTTTGCGGCGCCTGCATGTCGGGCAATATCGGCGGACCGGCCCTGTATATTTCCTTTGCCGAGGAGGCGCAAAAACATCTTCCCGGCGTTCGGTTCACCGTTTTGTCCAAGTACCCGCAGGGCGATGAGGCCTTCTGCCGGGAGCGCGGCTGGGAGATGAAAAATATGCGGACCGTGCGCCAACTGCTCCCCGGAGTGCCCATCGGCCTCGCGGGATGGCTGCTCCGGCTGATGAAGCTGCCCTACCGCTGGGTGTTTCGCGGCGATTTCGCGCCCTACGCGACGGGAGACGTGCTCGTCGACATGTCCGGGATTTCCTTTACGGATTACCGTCCCGGCTTGGGGCTGCTCATCAATTGCCTCTGGTTCGTTCCCGCGCTGGGCGCGGGGATACCGATTGTCAAAGCCTCCCAGGCGATGGGACCGTTCGAAACGGGCTATATCCGTCGCGTTTCGAAATTCTTTCTGTCCCGTATGCGCCTGCTGATAGCCAGGGGCGCGGCCAGCGAATCGTATGTGAAAGAGCTTCTGCCCGGCCGGGACGTCAGGCAACTGCCGGATTCCGCCTTTGGGCTGGCCCCCGCGGAACACGCGGAAGTGCGGGCGCTGCTCGCGCGGATAGGTTTGCCCGAGGACGCCAGGTACTGCATATTGGGCCCGAGCCACATCGTGAACAGCTACATAGACGCCTCCGAAAGGAATCTCTACGTCGAAAGTCTTGTCCAGGCCGCTAAATGGGTCTTGGAAAAGGAGGGCATACACGTCGTCCTGCTGTCGCACGAACTAAAGAACGACGCTGAGGATGACTATGCCGTGTGTGAAGCCGTGGCGGCGGCCCTGGCCGATTCGTCGCGCTGCCACCTGGTGCCGCCCGTGAGTGATCCGAAGCTCGCCAAGGGCATATGCGCCGGGGCGGAGATCGCCGTGGGCTCCCGTTTCCATTTTCTGGTGGCGACCTTGTCGTCGGGCGTTCCTTCCCTGGCCATAGCCTGGAGCCACAAGTATCACGAGATGATGCGGATGGTGGGACAGGAAGACATGGTCATTTCCCATGAGAGCATGTCCCGGGACGGCCTGGCGCATTCGGTCGCGCAACTGTGGGAGCAGCGCGAAGTCCGCCGGAAGGCGATCGGGGAACGCCTTCCCGAGGTCATCGGCAAGGCCAGGATGAACGCCGTGTTGGTCGCGGAACTGCTGGGGTCGCTTTGA